One window of the Brevundimonas goettingensis genome contains the following:
- a CDS encoding class I SAM-dependent methyltransferase: MAPVLSKTPETLLTTGWSDYALLDSGDGRKLERYGRHTVVRPEPQCFWSPRDPSAFETANALFDPQQEEEDSGRWRFDRHGPIDAFPLTWRDVKFIGRFTPFRHLAFFPEQAANWEWMDARIRTLTRSSSPKDDSATNKAPKILNLFGYTGVASLAAAAAGAEVTHVDASKKSVAYARENAELSGMTDKPIRWIVEDARKYVAREVRRGAKYQGIILDPPKYGRGPTGEVWRLFEDLPALLKDCAALLGDDASFLLLNAYAARISGLSLAHLMAEATHDRGGRIDWGELALSEDPPRDGSDARAIGLSFFARWSA; encoded by the coding sequence ATGGCCCCCGTTCTTTCCAAGACCCCCGAAACCCTGCTGACGACCGGCTGGTCCGACTACGCCCTGCTGGACAGCGGCGACGGCAGGAAGCTGGAGCGCTACGGGCGTCACACGGTCGTGCGGCCCGAGCCGCAGTGTTTCTGGTCGCCGCGCGACCCCTCTGCCTTTGAAACCGCCAACGCCCTGTTCGATCCGCAGCAGGAGGAGGAGGACTCCGGCCGCTGGCGTTTCGACAGACACGGCCCGATCGACGCCTTCCCGCTGACGTGGCGGGATGTGAAATTCATCGGCCGCTTCACCCCCTTCCGCCACCTCGCCTTCTTCCCTGAGCAGGCTGCCAACTGGGAGTGGATGGACGCGCGCATTCGCACCCTGACGCGCTCAAGTAGTCCAAAGGACGATAGCGCAACGAACAAAGCGCCGAAGATCCTCAACCTGTTCGGCTATACGGGCGTCGCGTCTCTCGCGGCCGCCGCTGCCGGCGCCGAGGTCACCCACGTCGACGCCTCCAAGAAGTCGGTCGCCTATGCGCGTGAGAACGCCGAGCTGTCCGGCATGACCGACAAGCCGATCCGCTGGATCGTCGAGGACGCCCGCAAATACGTCGCGCGAGAGGTCCGGCGCGGGGCCAAATATCAAGGGATCATCCTCGACCCGCCCAAATACGGACGCGGCCCGACGGGCGAGGTCTGGCGGCTGTTCGAGGACCTGCCCGCGCTCCTGAAGGACTGCGCCGCCTTGCTGGGCGATGATGCGTCATTCCTGCTGCTCAACGCCTATGCGGCGCGGATCTCGGGCCTGTCGCTGGCCCATTTGATGGCCGAGGCGACCCATGATCGGGGCGGCCGGATCGACTGGGGCGAGCTGGCCCTGTCCGAGGACCCGCCCAGGGATGGAAGTGACGCCCGCGCCATCGGCCTGAGCTTCTTCGCCAGGTGGTCGGCATGA